Proteins co-encoded in one Candidatus Pelagibacter sp. RS40 genomic window:
- a CDS encoding 3-keto-5-aminohexanoate cleavage protein, which produces MNNKVFVSCAVTGSGDTASKHPDLPKTPEQIAKSAIEAAKAGAAIAHIHVREEDGTPSRRLELYKEVVDRIRSSETDVILNLTTGMGGDLDIGQGENPLDFGPMTDMANVMERIANAEQFLPEICTLDAGTLNFGDGSVITVNTPNDLRKAAKKLQEIKVKPEIEAFDLGNMWFGSQLYKEGLLSDPPMFQMCLGIPWGAPATPLAMQAMKDTMPKEAVWSGFAISRNEMPYVAQTVVMGGNPRVGLEDNLYLSKGKLATNAQLVEKAVRIVEDLGASIMTPAETREKLKLVKHK; this is translated from the coding sequence ATGAACAATAAAGTTTTTGTATCCTGTGCTGTGACTGGTTCTGGTGATACAGCTAGCAAACATCCAGATTTGCCTAAAACTCCAGAACAAATTGCAAAATCAGCAATTGAAGCTGCAAAAGCTGGAGCTGCAATAGCACATATTCATGTAAGGGAAGAGGACGGTACCCCAAGTCGAAGATTAGAATTATATAAAGAGGTTGTTGATAGAATTAGATCAAGTGAAACAGATGTCATTTTAAATTTAACAACGGGAATGGGTGGTGATTTAGATATTGGACAAGGTGAAAATCCTTTAGACTTTGGACCCATGACAGATATGGCAAACGTTATGGAACGAATTGCAAATGCAGAACAGTTTTTACCAGAAATTTGCACACTTGATGCTGGAACATTAAATTTTGGTGATGGATCTGTAATAACAGTAAACACTCCAAATGATTTAAGAAAAGCTGCGAAAAAATTACAAGAAATAAAAGTAAAACCAGAAATAGAAGCATTTGATTTGGGAAATATGTGGTTTGGATCTCAATTATATAAAGAGGGATTATTAAGTGATCCTCCAATGTTTCAAATGTGTTTAGGAATTCCTTGGGGAGCACCTGCTACACCTTTAGCAATGCAAGCAATGAAAGACACAATGCCTAAAGAGGCAGTTTGGTCTGGTTTTGCAATCTCTAGAAATGAAATGCCTTATGTAGCTCAAACAGTTGTTATGGGCGGAAATCCAAGAGTTGGATTGGAAGATAATTTATATTTATCAAAAGGAAAATTAGCAACAAATGCTCAGTTGGTTGAAAAAGCAGTTCGTATCGTTGAAGATTTAGGCGCTTCAATAATGACACCAGCTGAAACAAGAGAAAAGTTAAAACTTGTTAAACACAAGTAA
- a CDS encoding 3-hydroxyacyl-CoA dehydrogenase NAD-binding domain-containing protein: MPSIKKVAVIGTGVIGAGWIIRCLAHNKIVYAFDKDPKLKNSLIKEIKRTWPFVKKLFKKNKLNLKNFYYFTSLEKTIKDADFIQECATENYALKTKLMSRIGNYAKTNAIISSSSSGLLPTRIYSKCKNPQRSLIGHPFNPVYLLPAVEIVPGKKTSTRYLNQAKNFYKSISMNPIMVKKELPGYLSDRLQEALWREGLHIINEGYATTEDLDRAIEDGPGLRWSLMGTFLTFHLAGGKAGMKHMLEQFGPALKLPWTKLKAPKLTKNLSSRIISGTKNQSKGKSVSMISNIRDEYLVELQMMRKKYEKKLR; encoded by the coding sequence ATGCCTTCAATTAAAAAGGTTGCAGTTATAGGAACTGGAGTAATTGGAGCGGGCTGGATCATTAGATGCCTTGCTCATAATAAAATTGTTTATGCATTTGATAAAGATCCAAAACTTAAAAATAGTTTAATTAAAGAAATTAAAAGAACTTGGCCATTTGTTAAAAAACTATTCAAAAAAAATAAACTCAATTTAAAAAATTTTTATTATTTTACTTCCTTAGAGAAAACAATAAAGGATGCTGATTTTATTCAAGAATGTGCAACTGAAAATTATGCCCTTAAAACAAAATTAATGAGTAGAATTGGAAATTATGCAAAAACAAACGCAATTATATCTTCAAGTTCATCCGGGCTTTTGCCTACTAGAATTTATTCAAAATGTAAAAATCCTCAAAGATCACTTATAGGACATCCTTTTAATCCCGTTTATCTTTTGCCTGCAGTTGAAATTGTACCTGGAAAAAAAACAAGTACTAGATATCTCAATCAAGCTAAAAATTTTTATAAATCAATCTCAATGAACCCGATAATGGTAAAAAAAGAATTGCCAGGCTATTTATCTGATAGATTACAGGAAGCTTTGTGGAGAGAAGGACTTCATATAATTAATGAAGGATATGCTACAACTGAAGACCTAGATAGAGCTATTGAAGATGGACCAGGATTAAGATGGTCATTAATGGGTACCTTTTTAACTTTTCACTTAGCAGGAGGAAAGGCTGGCATGAAACATATGCTCGAACAATTTGGTCCAGCTCTTAAACTTCCATGGACTAAACTAAAAGCTCCTAAACTTACTAAAAATTTATCTTCAAGAATAATTAGTGGAACAAAAAATCAATCAAAGGGAAAATCTGTTTCAATGATTTCAAATATTAGAGACGAATATTTAGTTGAACTTCAAATGATGAGAAAAAAATACGAAAAAAAATTAAGATAA
- a CDS encoding GFA family protein has product MEKKMIDKTAGCFCGEHKFNVLLDEKPRVFNCHCIDCRKKIGGIISIIQLRENAVDIDKSKLGTYEHSGGSGNKIKKFFCKKCAAPILTYVSKWDKFYLYAGILDDVSILKSAYNIFYEDSHFPFMEISERELKT; this is encoded by the coding sequence ATGGAAAAAAAAATGATCGATAAAACTGCTGGATGTTTTTGTGGTGAACACAAATTCAATGTTTTATTAGATGAAAAACCAAGAGTTTTTAATTGTCATTGTATAGACTGTAGAAAAAAAATTGGAGGAATTATCTCAATTATTCAGTTGAGAGAAAATGCTGTTGATATTGATAAAAGTAAACTTGGAACTTATGAACACAGTGGTGGAAGTGGTAATAAAATTAAAAAGTTTTTTTGTAAAAAATGTGCAGCACCTATTTTAACTTACGTATCTAAATGGGATAAATTTTATTTATACGCAGGTATTTTAGACGATGTTAGTATATTAAAGTCTGCATATAATATTTTTTATGAAGATTCACATTTTCCATTTATGGAGATAAGTGAAAGAGAATTAAAAACTTAA
- a CDS encoding SDR family oxidoreductase, with protein sequence MSSLKNKKVIISAGASGIGWATAKVCLEKGAIVFICDIDKKYLSKAKKHKQNNKKLFVYECDASNEKEVKDLFLKINKKTKKIDCLINNVGIAGPTGTIEKLSSNDWERTLKVNVISHFYFTKLSIPMLKKNKGGSIINLSSGAGIMGFPLRSPYAASKWAIVGVTKTLAMELGKFKIRVNAICPGTIKGDRMVRVIRDKSKFLKISKKKIEKEFISMASMNCWIYEEDIGKTCSFLMSDDAARVSGQIIAVDGNAIRLD encoded by the coding sequence ATGTCATCGTTAAAAAATAAAAAAGTAATTATTTCAGCAGGTGCCTCAGGTATAGGTTGGGCAACAGCAAAAGTATGCTTAGAAAAAGGTGCTATAGTTTTTATTTGTGACATTGATAAAAAATATTTATCAAAAGCAAAAAAACATAAACAAAATAATAAAAAACTTTTTGTGTATGAGTGTGATGCCTCAAATGAAAAAGAAGTAAAAGATTTATTTTTAAAAATAAATAAAAAAACAAAAAAGATTGATTGTTTAATTAATAATGTAGGCATTGCTGGACCTACAGGTACAATTGAAAAACTATCATCAAATGATTGGGAAAGAACTTTAAAAGTAAATGTGATAAGTCATTTTTATTTCACTAAGCTTTCAATCCCAATGCTTAAGAAAAATAAAGGTGGATCTATAATAAATTTATCATCTGGGGCTGGAATTATGGGATTTCCGCTTAGATCACCTTATGCAGCAAGTAAGTGGGCTATTGTAGGTGTGACTAAAACATTAGCTATGGAGCTTGGTAAGTTTAAAATAAGGGTAAATGCTATCTGCCCTGGAACAATTAAGGGCGATCGAATGGTCAGAGTTATAAGAGATAAGTCAAAATTTTTAAAAATTTCAAAAAAGAAAATCGAAAAGGAATTCATCTCTATGGCATCCATGAATTGTTGGATTTACGAGGAAGATATCGGAAAAACTTGTAGTTTTTTAATGTCTGATGATGCTGCAAGGGTATCTGGTCAAATTATTGCAGTAGACGGAAACGCAATAAGACTAGATTAA
- a CDS encoding Coenzyme F420 hydrogenase/dehydrogenase, beta subunit C-terminal domain produces MSQINSLSDITNNGLCIGCGICQSLVGTDKISISMSEKGRLEPKTIKPLSNLEFEKIKKTCPGVIVEGLPQTEVNNNSKHDLIWGYYNSLFYAWSTDKDIRFQSSTGGLLNGLSLYLLETNKVDFVLHTAGDPDNPMRSLPKFSYTKKDLLNCESRSRYGPASPLSKFNEALDTNKKFVFVGKPCDISAIRQLSKIDERVNKQCLYLLTLVCGGSTEFTKSQDFINSFKVKEEELDIFRYRGYGNPGLMYIKTKDGREHDKEYNSFWGDESNWRVHFRCKICPDAIGECSDLAALDTWPGGSPAGEDEGFNAVIARTKKGINLLNDAIKAGYIEKGDDLNIDDINDFQPHQLNKKKAVYARHLGLKKNNFPTPQTQRLRIKEIYDNNDKKFNSVEEEGITSRVEKI; encoded by the coding sequence ATGTCTCAAATAAATAGCCTATCAGATATTACTAATAATGGTTTATGCATTGGCTGTGGAATATGTCAAAGCCTTGTTGGAACAGATAAAATTTCTATCTCAATGTCTGAAAAAGGAAGACTAGAGCCAAAGACAATCAAACCCTTATCTAATTTAGAATTTGAAAAAATAAAAAAAACATGTCCAGGAGTTATTGTTGAAGGGTTGCCACAAACAGAAGTAAATAATAATTCAAAGCATGATTTAATCTGGGGGTATTACAATTCTTTATTTTATGCTTGGTCTACTGATAAAGATATCCGGTTTCAAAGCTCCACTGGAGGTTTATTGAATGGTTTATCTTTATATTTATTAGAGACAAATAAGGTTGATTTTGTACTTCACACCGCTGGGGATCCTGATAATCCAATGAGAAGTCTTCCTAAGTTTAGTTATACCAAAAAAGATTTATTAAATTGTGAAAGTCGATCGAGATATGGGCCTGCTTCACCTTTAAGTAAATTTAATGAAGCTTTAGATACAAATAAGAAATTTGTATTTGTTGGAAAGCCATGTGATATCTCTGCTATAAGACAACTCTCTAAAATAGATGAAAGAGTAAATAAACAATGTTTGTATTTGTTAACACTCGTGTGTGGTGGATCAACCGAATTTACTAAATCTCAAGATTTTATAAACAGCTTTAAAGTTAAAGAAGAGGAATTAGATATATTTAGATATAGAGGATATGGAAATCCTGGACTTATGTATATTAAAACAAAAGATGGTAGAGAGCATGATAAAGAATATAATTCCTTTTGGGGAGATGAAAGCAATTGGAGAGTTCATTTTAGATGTAAAATCTGTCCAGATGCAATAGGAGAATGTTCTGATTTAGCAGCTCTTGATACATGGCCAGGTGGATCGCCAGCTGGAGAAGATGAGGGCTTTAATGCTGTAATTGCTAGAACAAAAAAAGGGATAAATTTATTAAATGATGCAATTAAAGCTGGCTATATTGAAAAAGGTGATGATTTAAATATTGATGATATTAATGATTTTCAGCCTCACCAACTAAATAAAAAAAAAGCTGTTTATGCAAGACATCTTGGATTGAAAAAAAATAACTTTCCAACTCCTCAAACTCAAAGATTAAGAATAAAAGAAATATATGATAATAATGATAAAAAATTTAATAGTGTAGAGGAAGAAGGTATAACTAGCAGAGTTGAAAAAATTTAA
- a CDS encoding HalD/BesD family halogenase codes for MSKNLKDIIDLNKYPIHDLNSPKIKSIIEKCKSDLEQDSCSTLPDFILPDSLKIMNNELEQQLNEVYMSKESINAYLYAKDDLSLPKDHPKRTFMNRYNGYLNSDCFSENSEMKFLYETEELLNFVSACLGVSPIYRWADPLACHAYNVMKPEGILPWHFDSCEFTLSLMIQKAEKGGIFEYCPNIREPGNENFEEVKKVLNGDRTRVKQLKLEPGDLQIFKGRFTLHRVTKIEGNSSRYMCIPAYVLDPHRVNTPEHSKAIYGKALPIHYERNTARSDGLAD; via the coding sequence ATGTCTAAAAATTTAAAAGACATTATTGATTTAAATAAGTACCCTATCCACGATTTAAATTCTCCAAAAATTAAAAGTATTATAGAAAAATGTAAAAGTGATTTAGAGCAAGATAGTTGCTCTACTCTACCTGACTTTATTTTACCTGACTCATTAAAAATAATGAATAATGAATTAGAGCAACAGTTAAATGAAGTTTATATGTCTAAAGAAAGTATCAATGCTTATCTTTATGCAAAAGATGATCTGTCTTTACCAAAAGATCATCCAAAAAGAACTTTTATGAATAGATATAACGGATATTTAAACTCTGACTGTTTTTCAGAAAATTCTGAGATGAAATTTTTATATGAAACCGAAGAATTATTAAATTTTGTATCCGCTTGTTTAGGCGTTTCACCTATTTATAGATGGGCAGATCCTTTAGCATGTCATGCTTACAATGTGATGAAACCCGAAGGTATTTTGCCTTGGCACTTTGATAGTTGTGAATTTACTTTAAGTTTAATGATACAAAAAGCTGAGAAAGGTGGCATATTTGAATACTGTCCAAATATAAGAGAACCTGGAAATGAAAATTTTGAAGAAGTTAAAAAAGTATTAAATGGAGATCGCACAAGAGTGAAACAGCTTAAGCTTGAGCCTGGTGATTTACAAATTTTTAAAGGCAGATTTACATTGCATAGAGTGACCAAAATTGAGGGAAATTCATCGAGATATATGTGTATTCCTGCTTATGTTTTGGACCCCCACAGAGTAAATACACCTGAACATTCAAAAGCAATTTATGGAAAAGCACTTCCAATACATTATGAGAGAAACACAGCAAGATCAGATGGTCTTGCAGATTAA
- a CDS encoding quaternary amine ABC transporter ATP-binding protein, producing MSKIEINNVYKIFGPKPNQVLEMVKAGSGKDEILEKTGHTVGLDNVSLKIEEGETFVCMGLSGSGKSTLIRHLNRLIDPTDGEILVEGTNVMSLNKEKLIEFRRHKMSMVFQRFGLFPHKTVLQNVGYGLEMQGIDPEKRNSVAMEKIEAVGLSGFENQYPNQLSGGMQQRVGLARALATDTDIMLMDEAFSALDPLIRSDMQKQLLDLQAQLKKTIVFITHDLDESLRLGDHIGILNAGKLVQVGTPVEIVMNPADDYVEAFVKDVNRAKVLKAKIIMKNANEVNGIDKNNLIKVGEDQFIEEFLPQVVCTNANCEVVDKQGNIKGYITNKELQKSLTRS from the coding sequence ATGTCAAAAATAGAAATTAATAACGTTTATAAAATATTTGGTCCAAAACCTAATCAAGTCTTGGAAATGGTTAAAGCTGGCTCAGGTAAAGATGAAATTCTAGAAAAAACAGGACATACAGTTGGCTTAGATAATGTTTCATTAAAAATTGAGGAAGGTGAAACCTTTGTTTGTATGGGATTATCGGGTTCAGGAAAATCAACTCTTATAAGACATTTAAATAGACTAATCGATCCTACCGATGGTGAAATATTAGTTGAGGGCACAAATGTTATGAGCCTTAATAAAGAAAAATTAATTGAATTTAGAAGACACAAAATGAGCATGGTGTTTCAAAGATTTGGTTTGTTCCCACATAAAACTGTTTTGCAAAACGTTGGCTATGGACTTGAAATGCAAGGCATTGATCCTGAAAAAAGAAATTCTGTTGCAATGGAAAAAATAGAAGCTGTAGGCTTAAGTGGATTTGAAAACCAATATCCAAATCAATTATCAGGTGGTATGCAACAACGAGTTGGTTTAGCGCGAGCTTTAGCAACTGATACAGACATCATGCTAATGGATGAAGCATTTTCTGCATTAGATCCATTAATTCGAAGTGATATGCAAAAACAATTATTAGATCTTCAAGCTCAATTGAAAAAAACAATAGTTTTTATTACTCACGATTTAGATGAATCATTGAGATTAGGAGATCATATTGGTATTTTAAATGCTGGAAAACTTGTTCAAGTAGGAACTCCTGTTGAAATTGTAATGAACCCAGCTGATGATTATGTTGAAGCATTTGTTAAAGATGTAAATAGAGCAAAAGTTCTTAAAGCAAAAATAATTATGAAAAATGCTAATGAAGTTAATGGAATTGATAAAAATAATCTTATTAAGGTCGGTGAAGATCAATTTATTGAGGAGTTTTTACCTCAAGTAGTTTGTACCAATGCAAATTGTGAAGTAGTAGATAAACAAGGAAATATTAAAGGATATATAACAAATAAAGAATTGCAAAAATCTTTAACTAGATCATAA
- a CDS encoding TauD/TfdA family dioxygenase, which produces MQSISKLEKNSTYLKVVWSDGEESKFNYLWLRDNCPTAHDKDSRHRMFNILEVSQNINPKKYNVSSDGKLEIEWSEGDHTSYYDPKWLRENCYTIKNKKKYISPYKLWDSSLEKNLETIQIEHDEIINSEAGLIKWLELLHYTGIAIVKNAPVEKNSGLKVLNRISHTRETFFKTPFEVINIPKPNNSAYTAHALRNHMDLPWFENPPGYQFLHCLVNSAKGGDSSAVDAFAVADYLRNNEKDIFDILVNTPLKFRDKDYTQEAIRSVHGTAISLTKDGDYNDIRYSIATLDALDCHPDQMDSVYKAHHRFGNLLHDPKFQINFRLEPGDIFSFNNRRLLHGRTEFDPNSGHRHLQGYYMDRDEIIGRLKYLKQN; this is translated from the coding sequence ATGCAGTCAATTTCTAAATTAGAAAAAAACTCAACTTATTTGAAAGTAGTTTGGAGTGATGGTGAGGAAAGTAAATTTAATTATTTATGGTTAAGAGATAACTGTCCTACTGCACACGATAAAGATTCAAGACATAGAATGTTCAACATTCTTGAAGTATCACAAAATATTAATCCAAAAAAATATAATGTAAGCTCGGATGGAAAACTTGAAATTGAATGGAGCGAGGGCGATCATACTAGTTACTATGATCCAAAATGGCTTAGAGAAAATTGTTATACAATCAAAAACAAAAAAAAATATATCTCACCTTACAAACTTTGGGATAGCTCATTAGAAAAAAATTTAGAAACAATTCAAATAGAACATGATGAAATTATTAATTCAGAAGCTGGATTAATAAAATGGTTAGAACTTTTACATTATACTGGAATTGCAATAGTTAAAAATGCACCTGTAGAAAAAAATTCAGGTTTAAAGGTTTTAAATAGAATTAGTCATACTAGAGAAACTTTTTTTAAAACTCCATTTGAGGTTATCAATATTCCAAAACCTAATAATTCAGCTTACACAGCGCACGCTCTAAGAAATCATATGGATTTACCTTGGTTTGAAAATCCACCAGGTTACCAATTTTTACATTGTTTGGTTAATTCTGCAAAAGGTGGAGACTCATCTGCTGTAGATGCTTTTGCAGTTGCAGATTATTTAAGAAATAACGAAAAAGATATATTTGATATTTTAGTTAATACACCTCTAAAATTTAGAGATAAAGATTATACTCAAGAAGCAATTAGAAGTGTTCATGGAACTGCAATATCTCTTACTAAAGATGGAGATTATAATGATATCAGATATAGCATTGCAACGTTAGACGCTTTGGATTGTCATCCAGATCAAATGGATTCTGTTTATAAAGCTCATCACAGATTTGGTAATTTATTGCACGATCCTAAATTCCAAATTAATTTTAGGTTAGAACCAGGTGATATTTTTTCATTTAATAATAGAAGATTGCTTCATGGAAGAACTGAATTTGATCCAAATTCAGGACATAGACATCTTCAAGGTTATTATATGGATAGAGATGAAATTATTGGACGATTAAAATACCTAAAACAAAATTAA
- a CDS encoding glycerophosphodiester phosphodiesterase — protein sequence MHLIHRGIVSKKYHENLLKSFEQSFKKGFGIETDIHATKDNEFICFHDFTLTRIFKRKESVKNLSYLQIKNISEKQRKPVPLLKELLKSSKNKYFLFIEIKPTFSIKQIKKLLNETKKYKKCVFISFKHKNIFNILKLNKKTKVGLSFSPPNSARSIIQKSKNKKIDCLILDKFYLKNKKINEIKLNKYFYTVKKRSEFKKYSKENNLIFENL from the coding sequence ATGCATTTAATTCATAGAGGAATAGTCAGTAAAAAATATCACGAAAATCTTCTTAAATCTTTTGAGCAATCTTTTAAAAAGGGTTTTGGAATTGAAACAGACATTCATGCAACAAAAGATAATGAATTTATTTGTTTTCATGATTTTACTTTAACAAGGATATTTAAAAGAAAAGAAAGTGTAAAAAACTTAAGCTATTTGCAGATAAAAAATATCAGCGAAAAACAAAGAAAACCAGTTCCTCTTCTTAAGGAACTCTTAAAAAGCTCCAAAAATAAATACTTTTTATTCATTGAGATAAAACCAACTTTTTCGATTAAGCAAATAAAGAAACTATTAAATGAAACTAAAAAATATAAGAAATGTGTATTTATTTCATTCAAACATAAAAATATTTTTAATATTTTAAAATTAAATAAAAAAACTAAAGTAGGTTTGTCATTTTCTCCACCAAATAGTGCTCGGTCAATAATTCAAAAATCAAAAAACAAGAAAATTGATTGCTTAATTTTAGATAAATTCTATTTGAAAAATAAAAAAATAAATGAAATTAAATTAAATAAATATTTCTATACTGTAAAGAAACGTTCGGAATTTAAAAAGTACTCTAAAGAAAATAATCTTATATTTGAAAATCTTTAA
- a CDS encoding NAD(P)-dependent oxidoreductase: protein MKVGFIGLGNVGGKLAGSLLRNKFDLTVRDLDENLTKPFVEQGAKFANTAKELAEKVDLIITCLPSPEICSEVMEGSDGILNGLSENKIWLEMSTTDEAEVKRIGQKVIENKAIPLDGPVSGGCHRAATGNIAIFVGGEREAFNKILPALTVMGRKILHTGELGSASVLKVITNYLASVHLVALGEAWTVAKKSNLDLTKAYKGIAVSSGNSFVHETESQVILNGSYNINFTMDLVLKDTGLFDELAKKLNASLEISPKIVDIFKDGQKKYGSRAWSSMIVKRMEDINQINFRAEGFPEELVDNEPEKKGHEI from the coding sequence ATGAAGGTAGGTTTTATTGGTTTAGGAAATGTTGGGGGGAAACTTGCTGGAAGTTTGTTAAGAAATAAATTCGATTTAACAGTTAGAGATTTAGACGAAAATTTAACAAAACCTTTTGTTGAGCAAGGAGCTAAGTTTGCAAATACCGCTAAAGAACTAGCAGAAAAAGTTGATTTAATTATAACTTGTTTGCCATCACCAGAAATATGCTCAGAAGTTATGGAAGGAAGTGATGGGATTTTAAATGGATTATCTGAAAACAAAATTTGGCTAGAAATGAGCACCACTGATGAGGCTGAAGTTAAAAGAATAGGACAAAAAGTAATTGAAAATAAGGCTATTCCTTTAGATGGTCCTGTAAGTGGTGGATGTCATAGAGCAGCAACTGGAAATATTGCAATATTTGTTGGGGGAGAAAGAGAAGCTTTTAATAAAATATTACCTGCCTTAACTGTAATGGGTAGAAAAATTTTACATACCGGTGAACTAGGCAGTGCATCTGTTTTAAAAGTAATTACCAATTATTTGGCATCTGTCCATTTAGTTGCGTTAGGTGAGGCATGGACTGTTGCTAAAAAATCAAATTTAGATTTAACAAAAGCATATAAAGGTATAGCAGTTTCATCTGGCAATTCTTTTGTTCATGAAACTGAAAGCCAGGTAATTTTAAATGGCTCCTATAATATAAATTTTACAATGGATCTTGTTTTAAAAGATACGGGTTTATTTGATGAGTTAGCAAAAAAACTAAATGCTTCTTTAGAAATTTCTCCAAAGATAGTTGATATATTTAAAGATGGGCAAAAAAAATATGGCTCTAGAGCTTGGTCATCTATGATTGTGAAAAGAATGGAAGATATAAATCAAATAAACTTTAGAGCTGAGGGATTTCCAGAAGAATTGGTAGATAATGAGCCTGAGAAAAAAGGTCATGAAATATAA
- a CDS encoding DMT family transporter translates to MNLKDTLVASLVPIFLGFGFVIAKPAFESFPPVLLMGIRFIFAASILIWWFPIPKGYLKKIFIASFIANTLQYSITYTGLNYIDASAAVLLVQTEVPFGVIFAYFMLKEKPTVRAIVGIGIAFIGVYILTGSPNLDGKYFGIGLTILGSAIWALGQVIVKPLSKEINPLALVAWLALFSGPTLIFLSTIIEGNTIDHLTTAKFNHWMIAFYIGFIMQPVTYGCFYYVLKNNPLYKVLPIVTMGIPPTGLLAAIFLLGEKPTTELFIGGTVIILGVIMILYKKKGEV, encoded by the coding sequence ATGAATTTAAAAGATACTCTAGTTGCATCTCTGGTACCAATTTTTTTAGGCTTTGGTTTTGTAATTGCTAAACCAGCATTTGAATCTTTTCCCCCAGTATTATTAATGGGAATAAGATTTATATTTGCAGCTTCCATTTTAATTTGGTGGTTTCCAATACCAAAAGGATATTTAAAAAAAATATTTATAGCTTCTTTTATCGCTAATACTTTGCAATACAGTATCACTTATACTGGTCTTAATTATATTGATGCATCTGCTGCTGTGCTGTTGGTTCAAACAGAAGTCCCATTTGGTGTTATTTTTGCTTATTTTATGCTCAAAGAAAAACCAACTGTTAGAGCAATAGTTGGAATTGGAATTGCGTTTATTGGGGTTTACATTTTAACAGGATCTCCAAATCTAGATGGAAAATATTTTGGTATAGGATTAACAATTTTAGGTTCAGCAATATGGGCACTGGGTCAAGTTATTGTCAAACCGTTAAGTAAAGAAATTAATCCATTAGCACTAGTAGCCTGGCTTGCATTATTTTCGGGCCCGACTTTAATTTTTTTATCAACAATAATTGAGGGGAATACTATCGATCATTTAACAACAGCTAAATTTAATCATTGGATGATTGCATTTTATATTGGTTTTATCATGCAGCCAGTAACTTATGGTTGTTTCTATTATGTATTAAAAAATAATCCGTTGTACAAAGTTCTTCCAATTGTAACTATGGGTATTCCACCAACTGGTTTGCTTGCAGCAATTTTTCTGCTTGGTGAAAAGCCAACAACAGAACTATTTATAGGCGGAACTGTTATAATTTTAGGAGTAATAATGATTTTATATAAAAAGAAAGGTGAGGTTTAA
- a CDS encoding maleate cis-trans isomerase family protein → MNSTKIEPKYITKSNPRVGLIALASDFMIERDFINVIKDREIDFFVNRIECYNPLTKENLIKMSNKVTEVTKDILPEQDIDCVVYGCTSGTIAAGYNSIKQKVKAAKPMAEVTTPSTAAIKALKKLNIKKLCIFTPYSKKLNNEVVEYFKSEGFEITSNSYFDIEADYDIGKVDQNYLYDVLSKLDLNGADALFVSCTALPVLPIIDKLEKNLQTTVLSSNQALIWDTLVQIKKNNSVEGFGKLFQTN, encoded by the coding sequence ATGAATTCAACAAAAATAGAACCAAAGTACATTACCAAATCAAACCCAAGAGTTGGTCTAATTGCACTCGCAAGTGATTTTATGATTGAGAGGGATTTCATAAATGTAATTAAAGATCGAGAAATTGATTTCTTTGTTAATCGTATTGAATGTTACAATCCACTTACAAAAGAAAATTTAATTAAAATGTCTAATAAAGTAACCGAGGTTACAAAGGATATTTTACCCGAACAAGATATCGATTGTGTAGTTTATGGGTGCACTTCTGGTACTATTGCAGCAGGATATAATTCCATAAAGCAAAAGGTAAAGGCTGCAAAACCAATGGCTGAGGTTACAACACCTAGTACTGCAGCTATTAAAGCATTAAAAAAATTAAATATTAAAAAACTTTGTATTTTTACACCTTATAGCAAAAAACTTAACAATGAAGTTGTGGAATATTTTAAATCTGAAGGATTTGAAATTACCTCAAACTCTTATTTTGATATTGAAGCAGATTACGACATAGGCAAAGTTGATCAAAATTATCTCTATGATGTTTTATCTAAATTAGATCTTAATGGAGCAGATGCATTATTTGTGTCCTGCACTGCCTTACCTGTTTTACCAATAATAGATAAATTAGAAAAAAATTTACAAACTACTGTGTTATCAAGCAACCAGGCTTTGATTTGGGACACCTTAGTTCAAATCAAAAAAAATAATTCAGTAGAGGGGTTTGGAAAATTATTCCAAACTAATTAG